One stretch of Cohnella algarum DNA includes these proteins:
- a CDS encoding DUF6382 domain-containing protein gives MDGYKIRFERGRGHKMIVEGEPPIGISELDSLQLSMLRACKAPGLLELETEELNGRIALRYALSGRRMLSQALRGGRWTMEEAMSAFCSLADMLENAEDMMLDRERFALTDDFIFIGEQGHDLSFTYLPVLRGAPGGDFSATLERLVVRWLMHVDRPDGLAMKKLLQIAGSADFSPAALRRCSREIAAEGSIAWPEPQSASSMRQERPARPAAASLHRENIGDASNRGPSADSVARPNGRTVAASEPASVPGGLLKRLKPELQDPQSLSGLLGAENGPEKRNEEKEAMPVGRIRTYAAACAALASALAWRFLYLPSPGTRNMALSAGLTLLAFGACAFLWNGLPFWKKERRAAAETASSFDEPFSERESEREMEEGFRPAAREAGGSRFAPFAAPSHRDAEGAGGLAPKRQTGAAGAFSFGLIDRETEERPDSEHRTSWLSGNGAETAMLAELTAEAKAYLCKETDGKQVKFELCGPSVVLGRSGEAAQLIDNTQGVSRAHLELIRQDRLWQAKDLGSRNGSWINGMPMTPYEPYPLKNGDSLQVASSVYRYDES, from the coding sequence ATGGACGGTTACAAAATCAGATTCGAACGGGGAAGGGGCCATAAAATGATCGTCGAAGGGGAACCTCCGATCGGGATTTCCGAGCTGGATTCGCTCCAACTCTCGATGCTGCGGGCCTGTAAAGCGCCCGGCCTTCTCGAGCTCGAAACGGAAGAACTGAACGGCAGGATCGCGTTGCGGTATGCTTTGTCGGGACGCCGGATGCTGTCGCAGGCGCTGCGCGGGGGACGTTGGACGATGGAAGAAGCGATGTCCGCCTTCTGTTCTTTGGCGGATATGCTGGAAAATGCCGAGGATATGATGCTGGATCGCGAGCGTTTCGCGTTGACCGACGATTTTATTTTTATCGGAGAGCAGGGGCACGATCTATCTTTTACTTATTTGCCGGTCCTCAGGGGCGCGCCCGGGGGCGATTTTTCCGCGACGCTCGAGCGTCTGGTCGTTCGCTGGCTCATGCATGTGGACCGTCCCGACGGCCTCGCCATGAAAAAGCTGCTGCAAATCGCGGGATCGGCCGATTTTTCCCCGGCGGCGCTTCGCCGTTGTTCCAGGGAGATCGCGGCGGAGGGTTCGATCGCTTGGCCGGAGCCGCAAAGCGCTTCGAGCATGCGGCAGGAGCGGCCGGCTCGCCCGGCGGCGGCAAGCCTGCACCGGGAAAACATCGGGGATGCGTCCAATCGGGGCCCTTCCGCCGATTCGGTTGCCCGCCCGAACGGAAGAACGGTTGCCGCTTCGGAGCCCGCGTCCGTTCCCGGCGGTTTGCTGAAGCGGCTTAAGCCCGAACTGCAGGATCCGCAAAGTTTATCCGGGTTGCTGGGCGCGGAGAACGGACCCGAAAAGCGCAACGAGGAAAAAGAAGCGATGCCCGTCGGACGGATTCGAACGTATGCCGCCGCATGCGCGGCGCTCGCTTCCGCCTTGGCGTGGCGTTTCTTGTATTTGCCTTCGCCGGGAACGCGAAATATGGCGTTATCCGCGGGTCTTACGCTGCTGGCTTTCGGCGCTTGCGCTTTCCTCTGGAACGGCTTGCCCTTTTGGAAAAAAGAGCGCCGTGCCGCTGCGGAAACGGCTTCCTCGTTCGATGAGCCGTTTTCGGAAAGAGAAAGCGAAAGAGAGATGGAGGAGGGATTTCGTCCAGCCGCGAGGGAAGCCGGAGGATCAAGGTTTGCGCCTTTCGCCGCACCTTCGCATCGGGATGCCGAAGGGGCGGGCGGCCTGGCGCCAAAGCGGCAAACCGGGGCGGCCGGCGCGTTCTCCTTCGGCCTGATCGACAGAGAGACCGAAGAACGTCCCGATTCGGAGCACCGGACGAGCTGGCTGTCCGGCAACGGCGCGGAGACCGCGATGCTTGCCGAGTTAACTGCGGAGGCCAAAGCTTACTTATGCAAAGAAACCGACGGAAAGCAAGTGAAATTCGAGCTTTGCGGTCCCTCCGTGGTTCTCGGGAGATCCGGCGAGGCCGCCCAACTGATCGATAACACGCAGGGCGTCTCCCGGGCCCACCTGGAATTAATCCGTCAGGATCGACTCTGGCAGGCGAAGGATCTCGGTTCCCGCAACGGAAGCTGGATTAACGGCATGCCGATGACGCCGTACGAGCCGTACCCGCTGAAAAACGGCGACAGCCTGCAAGTCGCGTCGTCCGTTTATCGATACGACGAAAGTTGA
- a CDS encoding A24 family peptidase, with protein MDLVEAVALAAVSTLTFIACWTDLRKMEIPNVLTVPFALAGLVYHGSTQGWDGLGSSVSGLLCGMAPLLVLYLLRGIGGGDVKWFAAYGAWTGVAQALALAFWSILFAGGIAALLLMMRAPGLRKIGKAVAWPWGRHPLEAAKGAAKFPFMLAVVPAFAVLTWGQFA; from the coding sequence ATGGACTTAGTTGAAGCGGTCGCGCTCGCCGCGGTATCGACGCTTACTTTCATTGCTTGCTGGACGGATTTGCGGAAAATGGAAATTCCGAACGTCCTGACCGTTCCGTTCGCCTTGGCCGGGCTTGTTTATCACGGCTCGACGCAAGGCTGGGACGGATTGGGGAGCTCCGTTTCGGGATTGCTGTGCGGCATGGCGCCGCTGCTTGTTTTGTATCTGCTTCGGGGAATCGGCGGGGGGGATGTCAAGTGGTTTGCCGCTTACGGGGCTTGGACCGGCGTCGCGCAGGCGCTTGCGCTCGCCTTTTGGTCGATCCTCTTTGCGGGAGGGATTGCGGCTCTGCTGCTCATGATGCGCGCTCCGGGCTTAAGAAAAATCGGCAAAGCCGTAGCCTGGCCATGGGGACGGCACCCGTTGGAGGCGGCCAAGGGAGCGGCCAAATTTCCGTTTATGCTGGCGGTGGTTCCCGCGTTCGCCGTATTGACGTGGGGACAATTCGCCTAG
- a CDS encoding TadE family protein, translating into MKPSLRQTTLTSNGRAKRRSAGSVTLEAALVMPMFLLTVLFLIFLIQTSIIAMSLHGALSQTVRQVASAWYPIALAVDEVRSTPIYQKTEEWSAKLQGIGETLAEYGERLPSPLPEWAREAADGSWSLEQNAARAAFGQMLKRQLEGTGLAEDRLDVVNVELPDDDDAAEAFLTIEAEYRLPFKVPFVGRTLLLRESARERVWYGGSPSAARRSEAGAETGTLTFVSISPDPVTRGRKVTLRLRTEPGQQVDLTVVYKSGESQAKNLGTATADESGVVTWTWHVSGNTTPGQWSWEARSASGALLTQTFEVRAKA; encoded by the coding sequence ATGAAGCCGAGTTTACGGCAGACGACGCTTACCAGTAACGGCCGAGCAAAACGGAGATCGGCAGGGAGCGTCACGCTCGAGGCCGCGCTTGTCATGCCGATGTTTTTGCTGACGGTCTTGTTTCTCATTTTTCTGATTCAAACTTCGATCATTGCGATGTCGCTTCACGGAGCGTTATCGCAGACCGTCAGGCAAGTCGCGTCCGCCTGGTATCCGATAGCGCTCGCTGTCGATGAAGTCAGGTCGACCCCCATTTATCAAAAAACGGAAGAATGGTCCGCGAAGCTGCAAGGGATCGGCGAGACGCTGGCCGAGTACGGGGAGCGGCTTCCTTCCCCTTTGCCGGAATGGGCCAGGGAAGCCGCAGACGGCTCATGGTCGCTCGAACAAAACGCGGCCAGAGCGGCGTTCGGACAAATGCTCAAGCGGCAGCTGGAAGGGACGGGACTTGCGGAAGATCGTTTGGACGTCGTGAATGTCGAGCTGCCGGACGACGATGATGCGGCGGAAGCGTTTTTGACGATCGAGGCGGAATACCGGCTGCCGTTCAAGGTGCCGTTCGTCGGCCGAACGCTGCTGCTTCGCGAGTCGGCAAGGGAGCGGGTATGGTACGGCGGCTCGCCATCTGCCGCCCGGCGCTCCGAAGCGGGGGCCGAAACGGGAACGCTGACCTTTGTGTCCATTTCGCCCGATCCGGTCACGCGGGGCCGAAAGGTGACGCTGCGGCTGCGAACCGAGCCGGGACAGCAGGTCGATCTTACCGTCGTTTACAAGAGCGGGGAGAGCCAGGCGAAAAATCTCGGGACCGCGACGGCGGACGAATCGGGCGTCGTGACCTGGACGTGGCACGTTTCGGGAAACACGACGCCAGGGCAGTGGTCCTGGGAGGCGCGGTCCGCAAGCGGCGCTCTTTTGACGCAAACCTTTGAAGTCAGAGCCAAAGCTTGA
- a CDS encoding pilus assembly protein, with amino-acid sequence MSSLKKRRLPFPRRLLDSSGSFALEASMVVPIIMMLTFVALFFAIFIAQGAILYYNVSIAGERAAFNWSNSNKEFRTGAYPNGVHDGLYWRLTDDRLLAGLFGQAVAESDSGVPLPAEAGADEGNLALRKLSASAETIDSAATGEMSYRNSVIWREIATAAQSELAPEPLRRFNGTTVFGMKASAAIVEPAEFLRTIDLLRYYSVKIRNAAGGAAAYRKQAAGVLEERKSQ; translated from the coding sequence ATGTCTTCTCTTAAAAAACGACGCCTTCCGTTCCCCCGCCGCCTTCTGGACAGCTCCGGCAGCTTTGCGCTGGAAGCTTCCATGGTCGTCCCGATCATCATGATGCTTACGTTCGTCGCGCTATTTTTCGCCATTTTCATCGCCCAGGGCGCGATATTGTACTATAACGTTTCGATAGCGGGGGAGAGGGCCGCTTTCAATTGGTCGAATTCGAACAAGGAGTTCCGAACCGGAGCTTATCCGAACGGAGTTCACGACGGTTTGTATTGGCGCCTGACGGACGATCGTTTGTTGGCCGGACTGTTCGGACAGGCCGTCGCGGAATCGGACTCCGGCGTACCGCTTCCCGCCGAAGCAGGGGCGGACGAAGGAAACCTCGCGCTCCGCAAGCTTTCCGCTTCCGCGGAGACGATCGATTCGGCCGCCACGGGCGAGATGAGCTACCGAAACTCGGTGATATGGCGGGAAATCGCGACCGCCGCGCAAAGCGAGCTGGCCCCGGAACCGCTTCGCCGTTTTAACGGCACGACGGTTTTCGGCATGAAGGCATCCGCGGCGATCGTGGAGCCGGCGGAATTTTTGCGGACAATCGATCTTCTCCGCTATTACTCGGTGAAAATCCGGAACGCGGCGGGCGGAGCGGCCGCCTACCGCAAACAGGCCGCCGGCGTCCTGGAAGAGCGAAAGAGCCAATAA
- a CDS encoding Flp1 family type IVb pilin, producing the protein MSLTRRMQRAGAKWLTAFWRNKEGLGTLEIVLIAAVIIVIVVLFRERITEFLNSLFDKVETKSEDVFS; encoded by the coding sequence ATGAGCTTGACAAGACGAATGCAGCGCGCCGGCGCCAAGTGGCTAACGGCATTTTGGAGAAACAAAGAGGGCCTGGGAACCCTGGAAATCGTGCTGATCGCCGCCGTGATCATCGTCATCGTGGTGTTGTTCAGGGAAAGAATTACGGAATTCCTGAATTCGCTCTTTGACAAAGTGGAGACGAAATCGGAAGATGTCTTCTCTTAA
- a CDS encoding type II secretion system F family protein, with product MMAAAISVWSLFGLVYLLLHLQALKTARGGGKRNLLAAPMARLLNRPPIYRHLLGLLQRPQAALAALHGGACTRERLIGWAAEALGLSYAVFLSVGLLGIAAESPELVPFGAVVAALMPLLRWRELKEKVNRHRQSIVLELPELLNRLLLMVNAGENVMRALERCVQRQAADGHPLYAELRSALEAMKRGETMAIAMEEFGRRCAVPEAKMFASTLLTNAKRGGETFVSSLRELSQTLWERRKAVARTLGEQASSKMAFPLVLIFLIVMVLVGTPAMFMMSI from the coding sequence ATGATGGCGGCCGCAATCTCAGTTTGGAGCCTCTTCGGTCTTGTCTATTTGCTGCTGCACCTGCAAGCTTTGAAAACCGCCCGCGGGGGCGGGAAGCGGAACCTTCTCGCGGCTCCGATGGCGCGGCTTTTGAACCGTCCCCCCATCTACAGGCATCTGCTTGGCTTGCTGCAGCGTCCGCAAGCGGCGCTGGCGGCGCTCCATGGCGGGGCGTGCACAAGAGAACGATTAATCGGCTGGGCGGCGGAAGCTCTTGGGTTGTCCTATGCGGTTTTTCTTTCCGTCGGCTTGCTCGGCATCGCGGCCGAGAGCCCGGAGCTCGTTCCGTTCGGCGCGGTCGTTGCCGCGCTGATGCCGCTGCTGCGATGGCGGGAATTGAAAGAAAAGGTGAACCGGCATCGCCAGTCGATCGTGCTGGAGCTCCCCGAGCTGCTGAATCGGCTGCTGCTGATGGTCAATGCCGGCGAAAACGTCATGCGGGCGCTGGAACGCTGCGTCCAGAGGCAGGCGGCTGACGGGCATCCGCTTTACGCGGAGCTGAGATCGGCGCTCGAAGCGATGAAGCGCGGCGAGACGATGGCGATCGCGATGGAAGAGTTCGGTCGGCGCTGCGCCGTGCCGGAAGCGAAAATGTTCGCCTCGACGCTGCTGACGAACGCGAAGCGGGGCGGCGAGACGTTCGTTTCCTCGTTGAGGGAGTTGTCCCAGACGCTTTGGGAGAGAAGGAAAGCCGTCGCACGCACGCTGGGCGAACAGGCGTCCTCCAAAATGGCGTTCCCGCTCGTGCTGATTTTTTTGATCGTGATGGTGCTCGTCGGCACGCCGGCTATGTTCATGATGTCGATCTGA
- a CDS encoding type II secretion system F family protein produces MTDYRIYVLSRKQRLAAIGAGSLFGFGAAWMLYGNPYVALAAALCGMGGPRLLREQLRRQRLDKLRRHFKEALGALSALLSAGRSVENAFSVLEQDVAMLIGDPNADLLREIRAIVIRFRNGEPFEAGLADFAERSGLEEVRNFAEAFQICKRAGGNLVEVVRRTAGLIGEKMEVEQEVTVLIAQKKLESKLMMAMPFGFVFLLQVIASDYMSALRQGIGWVVLTACLSLLGLISWWMARLMDIRI; encoded by the coding sequence TTGACCGATTACCGGATCTACGTTTTAAGCCGCAAGCAGCGGCTCGCGGCGATTGGCGCCGGGAGCCTGTTTGGCTTTGGAGCCGCATGGATGCTTTACGGCAATCCGTATGTCGCGCTGGCGGCGGCCTTGTGCGGAATGGGGGGGCCTCGCTTGCTGCGGGAGCAGCTTCGCAGGCAGCGACTGGACAAGCTTCGCCGCCATTTCAAAGAAGCGCTCGGCGCTTTGTCGGCGCTGCTGTCGGCAGGAAGGTCGGTGGAGAACGCCTTTTCGGTGCTGGAGCAGGATGTCGCCATGCTGATCGGGGATCCGAACGCCGATTTGCTTCGGGAAATCAGGGCGATCGTCATCCGCTTTCGTAACGGCGAGCCGTTCGAAGCGGGACTTGCCGATTTTGCCGAGCGAAGCGGGCTGGAAGAGGTGCGGAACTTCGCGGAAGCTTTCCAGATCTGCAAGCGGGCAGGGGGCAATCTCGTCGAAGTCGTCCGGAGAACGGCCGGTCTTATCGGCGAAAAGATGGAGGTGGAGCAGGAAGTGACGGTGCTGATCGCGCAGAAAAAACTCGAGTCGAAGCTGATGATGGCGATGCCGTTTGGGTTTGTTTTTCTGCTGCAGGTTATCGCCAGCGATTATATGTCCGCCCTGCGGCAGGGCATCGGTTGGGTGGTGCTGACGGCCTGCTTGTCGCTGCTGGGGCTGATCAGCTGGTGGATGGCGCGTTTGATGGATATCCGGATATGA
- a CDS encoding CpaF family protein, which translates to MVTSGLSSAELGELREAVRAQLAWDASLSDDDLRDLIERELFRHEKAKRMTAAERAAAVSRLYHSFRGLDALQPLLDDPDVTEIMINGHGDIFVERFGELAPAGIQFESRERLEDLIQAMVGSVNRIVNESSPIVDARLDDGSRVHVVLPPISLKGPIVTIRRFPRQPPAMADLVARGSVSEEAADLLRRLVRAKYNIFISGGTGSGKTTFLNALAQWIPEDERIITIEDAAELQIRGVPNLVSLETRNANTEGKGRIGMRELIRASLRMRPNRIIVGEVRGEEALDMLQAMNTGHEGSLSTGHSNGARDMLSRLETMVLSGADLPVPVVRQQIASAIDIVVHLSRFRDRSRRVAEICEMEGMKDGEVKLRTLFRFEEGTEGGGPKEGMLARIAPLANVRKLRFAGIEEGE; encoded by the coding sequence GTGGTGACTTCGGGGCTGTCTTCCGCCGAGCTCGGCGAACTCCGCGAAGCGGTCCGCGCGCAGCTCGCCTGGGACGCCTCTTTGTCGGACGACGATCTGCGGGATTTGATCGAAAGGGAGCTGTTTCGGCACGAGAAGGCGAAAAGGATGACGGCCGCGGAACGGGCGGCGGCGGTAAGCCGGCTCTACCATTCGTTTCGGGGGCTGGACGCCCTTCAGCCGCTGCTCGACGATCCGGACGTTACGGAAATTATGATCAACGGGCACGGGGATATTTTCGTCGAGCGATTCGGGGAGCTGGCGCCCGCGGGCATCCAGTTCGAAAGCCGGGAGCGGCTGGAGGATTTGATTCAGGCGATGGTCGGCAGCGTCAATCGGATCGTGAACGAGTCGTCGCCGATCGTGGACGCGCGGTTGGACGACGGATCCCGGGTGCACGTCGTTCTCCCTCCGATTTCGCTTAAAGGTCCGATCGTGACCATCCGCCGGTTTCCCCGGCAGCCTCCCGCCATGGCCGATCTGGTCGCCCGCGGCTCCGTCAGCGAGGAGGCGGCCGATTTGCTCCGGCGCCTGGTGCGGGCGAAGTACAACATCTTTATCAGCGGCGGGACCGGCTCCGGGAAAACGACGTTCCTGAACGCCCTTGCGCAATGGATTCCGGAGGACGAGCGCATCATTACGATCGAGGACGCCGCCGAGCTGCAAATTCGCGGCGTGCCCAATCTGGTGTCGCTCGAAACCCGTAACGCCAATACCGAGGGCAAGGGCCGCATCGGGATGCGCGAGCTGATCCGGGCTTCGCTGCGGATGCGGCCGAACCGGATCATTGTCGGCGAAGTTCGCGGGGAGGAGGCGCTCGATATGCTGCAGGCGATGAATACGGGGCATGAGGGAAGCTTGAGCACCGGTCATAGCAACGGCGCCCGCGACATGCTGTCGAGGCTCGAAACGATGGTGCTCAGCGGCGCGGATTTGCCCGTCCCGGTCGTTCGGCAGCAAATCGCTTCCGCGATCGATATCGTCGTTCATTTGAGCCGGTTTCGGGACCGTTCCCGGAGGGTGGCCGAAATATGCGAAATGGAGGGCATGAAGGACGGGGAGGTGAAGCTGCGCACGCTGTTTCGGTTCGAGGAAGGAACGGAAGGAGGAGGCCCGAAGGAGGGGATGCTTGCGCGAATCGCCCCGTTGGCGAACGTGCGGAAGCTGAGGTTTGCCGGAATCGAGGAAGGAGAGTGA
- a CDS encoding WD40/YVTN/BNR-like repeat-containing protein, translating into MTRVQFVDSEHGFAAGTAEEDATSRLWRTADGGRTWASFPIEEGMREATFSFADEKNGWAIGPSECNQAGGDVLCGRMTILRTEDGGRSWRGQWTVADPRAGGDAEIQAVDRDTAFVRVRSAIGKTTDGGKTWLDASIENAEEAAPYHISFADAATGYAVGRLGTECPDPGLVPSDFDADCRAAVWKTKDGGRSWTLQRRAPKLGGEWTPAAVQFVDAGKGFALFVNPETRGSLLYATDNGGVRWKLRSDKLPGIRPYPAKLAFVSPRVGYVPLRTGAGPVEGGLMKTTDGGSTFVKLEDPRLVSVEDADFLDPQTGWIVAMTPDRPGSTLLLGTKDGGASWTDFTPR; encoded by the coding sequence CTGACGCGCGTCCAATTCGTCGATTCCGAGCATGGCTTCGCTGCCGGAACCGCCGAAGAAGACGCGACGAGCCGCCTGTGGCGAACCGCCGACGGAGGGAGGACGTGGGCGTCCTTTCCGATCGAAGAAGGAATGCGCGAGGCAACCTTTTCGTTCGCGGACGAGAAAAACGGCTGGGCAATCGGCCCGAGCGAATGCAACCAAGCCGGCGGCGACGTTCTGTGCGGCCGGATGACGATCCTGCGCACCGAAGACGGCGGCCGGTCCTGGCGCGGCCAGTGGACGGTCGCGGACCCGAGAGCCGGAGGCGACGCCGAAATCCAGGCGGTCGACCGCGACACGGCATTCGTTCGGGTTCGCTCGGCGATCGGCAAAACGACCGACGGCGGCAAAACCTGGCTGGACGCCTCGATCGAAAATGCCGAAGAAGCCGCGCCCTATCATATTTCATTCGCGGACGCCGCCACCGGCTACGCCGTCGGCCGGCTCGGAACCGAATGCCCGGATCCCGGCCTCGTTCCGTCCGATTTCGACGCGGATTGCCGCGCCGCCGTCTGGAAAACGAAGGACGGCGGCCGGAGCTGGACGCTTCAGCGCCGAGCCCCGAAGCTCGGCGGCGAATGGACGCCCGCGGCCGTGCAGTTTGTCGACGCTGGCAAAGGCTTCGCCTTGTTCGTCAATCCCGAGACGCGCGGATCGCTCCTGTATGCGACGGACAACGGCGGCGTCCGCTGGAAGCTGCGCAGCGACAAGCTGCCGGGCATTCGCCCCTATCCGGCCAAGCTTGCGTTCGTCTCGCCCCGCGTCGGATACGTGCCTTTGCGGACGGGCGCAGGCCCGGTAGAAGGCGGTTTGATGAAAACGACAGACGGCGGCTCGACCTTCGTCAAGCTGGAAGATCCTCGTCTCGTCAGCGTCGAGGATGCCGACTTTCTCGACCCGCAGACCGGTTGGATCGTCGCCATGACCCCCGACCGGCCCGGGTCGACGCTCCTTCTCGGAACGAAGGACGGCGGCGCTTCCTGGACCGATTTCACCCCTCGTTGA
- a CDS encoding J domain-containing protein: MESLKQAYEVLGLSEDATKEELEHRYYLLMRRLRAQKMREASEIPDGERLDEDAITRAYRFILDYEKEQESQAYIEQHYGKNKAKAERKLKREHFFQYYKFHILGAILVLALIGYGINSYIDHREEQRRLASLPPASLSVMFFGEYFYGEGFGSDTEPLAEDIVALFPDWQRVIAGLTYVPSEIRSEQDMALIQKSMITMIDDKSDLFILDRDNFSKLAKQEAFLPLEEAAGEAIRPLLDTDAAVAETLEPGLNEEDEQPEEHVYGIDLSDTPIGETLGITGNEFIAAIRATAEHQQNAEAFIAYFAAQ, from the coding sequence ATGGAAAGCTTGAAACAGGCTTACGAAGTACTGGGACTTTCGGAGGATGCGACGAAGGAAGAGCTGGAACACCGCTATTACTTGCTGATGCGGCGGCTGCGGGCGCAGAAAATGCGAGAAGCCTCGGAAATTCCCGACGGCGAACGGCTCGACGAGGATGCCATAACCCGAGCCTACCGCTTTATCCTCGATTACGAGAAGGAGCAGGAAAGCCAGGCGTACATCGAGCAGCACTACGGCAAAAACAAGGCGAAAGCCGAACGAAAGCTGAAGCGGGAGCACTTTTTCCAATACTATAAGTTTCATATCCTGGGCGCCATTCTCGTGCTCGCTCTTATCGGTTACGGCATAAACAGCTATATCGATCACCGCGAGGAGCAGCGTAGGCTCGCCAGCCTTCCTCCCGCGAGCCTGTCGGTCATGTTTTTCGGCGAATATTTTTACGGCGAGGGCTTCGGCAGCGATACCGAGCCGCTCGCGGAAGATATCGTCGCCCTTTTCCCCGATTGGCAGCGCGTCATCGCCGGACTGACCTACGTGCCTTCCGAAATCCGCAGCGAGCAGGATATGGCCCTCATTCAAAAAAGCATGATCACCATGATCGACGATAAATCGGATTTATTCATTCTGGACAGGGACAACTTTTCGAAGCTGGCCAAGCAGGAAGCGTTCCTGCCGCTCGAGGAAGCCGCCGGCGAGGCGATCCGGCCGCTGCTGGATACCGATGCCGCCGTTGCGGAGACGCTGGAGCCGGGCCTAAACGAGGAAGATGAACAACCGGAAGAGCACGTCTACGGCATCGATCTGAGCGATACCCCGATCGGCGAAACGCTCGGCATTACCGGAAACGAATTTATCGCGGCGATTCGCGCGACCGCCGAACATCAGCAAAACGCCGAAGCGTTTATCGCGTATTTCGCAGCGCAATAA
- a CDS encoding sporulation protein YjcZ: MSYPVGGAACEGPKYGGMGAAAFALVLFVLLVIILKAGYGGY; encoded by the coding sequence ATGAGTTATCCCGTTGGAGGCGCTGCTTGCGAAGGTCCCAAGTACGGCGGCATGGGCGCAGCCGCGTTCGCTCTTGTTCTCTTCGTTCTGCTTGTCATCATCCTCAAAGCAGGCTACGGCGGCTACTGA
- a CDS encoding stalk domain-containing protein, producing the protein MKSARMLVVGVLAGILLATAGSAFGASAWKEVTALLRPDFVVKINGKTADLSNDPLTYDGTTYIPLREAGELFGYDVGYANGTITLKDRDASAGGGTEEGIDSQDWVALDDTEALGIKAEVGELSGNSIYNGLTLSGNGITVEVPQFRLDTSPGVAVHSLTDGGKITIKYADGKAYLSIKSLRELKLVS; encoded by the coding sequence TTGAAATCCGCACGCATGCTCGTTGTCGGCGTTCTTGCCGGCATTTTGCTCGCCACGGCAGGCTCCGCGTTCGGCGCCTCCGCATGGAAAGAAGTAACCGCGCTGCTGCGGCCCGATTTCGTCGTGAAAATAAACGGAAAAACGGCGGACTTGTCCAACGATCCTTTGACCTATGACGGGACGACATATATTCCGCTCCGCGAAGCCGGGGAGTTGTTCGGTTATGATGTCGGCTACGCGAACGGTACGATTACGCTGAAAGACAGAGACGCATCCGCGGGCGGCGGCACGGAAGAAGGCATCGACTCGCAGGATTGGGTGGCGCTGGACGACACGGAGGCTTTGGGGATAAAAGCGGAGGTCGGCGAGCTCAGCGGAAACAGCATTTACAACGGGCTCACCTTGTCCGGCAACGGGATTACCGTCGAAGTGCCGCAATTCCGGCTGGACACCTCTCCGGGCGTAGCCGTTCATTCGTTGACGGACGGCGGAAAAATTACCATTAAATACGCCGACGGGAAAGCGTACTTATCGATCAAAAGCCTGCGCGAGCTGAAGCTGGTTTCCTGA